A window of Aeromicrobium sp. A1-2 contains these coding sequences:
- a CDS encoding NAD(P)/FAD-dependent oxidoreductase yields MPTHHVETDYLILGAGAMSMGFADVILTEDPTARIVMVDRHANPGGHWNDAYPFVRLHQPAAFYGLNSTPLGHGGEDLSGGADLVAYYRQAMDRFIRTGRLQFLPMSEYEGDGRIVSTVDPDRVTTVTAHRRIVDGTYMQVRVPSVCAPKYTIDPGVTVIPPNGLAQVRRPWERYVIIGAGKTAIDAILFLLGNQVNPDRIQWIAPNEAWLLDRAHMQPSIVLDSVVSMVESIADSTTIDEAFLELEQKGIVFRLDDQTLPTKWRCATVDRGELATLRRVEDVVRLGRVQDIGSEEIRLDRGTIPTVTDTLFVDCSANGLVQVDPHPLFSAGRVTLQSVFMCQQTFSAALLAHMELLDLSDERRNKICVPVPHPELTHDLASTLVATTQNMLSCNRHMALWLRRSRLYLGHHSAPHRYLLGSGKLAVINRRARVAMKGMLHKASAT; encoded by the coding sequence ATGCCGACACACCATGTGGAGACCGACTACCTGATTCTTGGGGCAGGTGCCATGAGCATGGGGTTCGCGGACGTGATCCTCACCGAGGACCCGACTGCGCGCATCGTGATGGTCGATCGCCATGCAAATCCCGGTGGCCATTGGAACGATGCCTACCCGTTCGTCAGGCTCCACCAACCCGCCGCCTTCTATGGACTCAACTCGACGCCCCTCGGGCACGGCGGCGAGGACTTGAGCGGCGGCGCAGACCTGGTGGCCTACTACCGCCAAGCCATGGACCGCTTCATTCGCACCGGTCGGTTGCAGTTCCTGCCCATGAGTGAGTACGAGGGGGACGGACGGATCGTCTCAACGGTCGACCCCGACCGGGTCACCACGGTCACCGCCCACCGCAGGATCGTCGACGGGACCTACATGCAGGTGAGGGTCCCCTCGGTCTGCGCGCCGAAATACACCATCGACCCCGGCGTCACGGTGATCCCGCCCAATGGCCTGGCCCAGGTCCGACGGCCCTGGGAGCGGTACGTGATCATCGGTGCCGGCAAGACCGCGATCGACGCGATCCTGTTCCTGCTGGGCAACCAGGTCAACCCTGATCGCATCCAGTGGATAGCGCCCAACGAGGCGTGGCTGCTGGATCGAGCCCACATGCAGCCGAGCATCGTGCTGGACTCTGTGGTGTCCATGGTGGAGAGCATCGCCGACTCCACCACGATCGATGAAGCCTTCCTCGAGCTGGAGCAGAAGGGAATCGTCTTCCGGCTCGACGATCAGACCTTGCCGACCAAGTGGCGCTGCGCCACCGTGGACCGGGGTGAGCTTGCCACCTTGAGACGGGTCGAGGACGTCGTCCGACTGGGTCGGGTGCAGGACATCGGCAGCGAAGAGATCCGCCTGGACCGCGGCACCATCCCCACGGTCACCGACACCCTGTTCGTTGACTGCTCAGCCAACGGGCTCGTGCAGGTCGACCCTCATCCGCTGTTCTCCGCGGGGAGGGTGACCCTGCAGTCGGTGTTCATGTGTCAACAGACCTTCAGCGCAGCGCTGCTGGCCCACATGGAACTGCTCGATCTCAGCGACGAGCGACGCAACAAGATCTGCGTGCCTGTGCCGCACCCGGAGCTCACGCACGACCTGGCCAGCACGCTGGTCGCCACGACGCAAAACATGCTCAGCTGCAATCGACACATGGCTCTGTGGCTGCGACGCAGCCGCTTGTACCTGGGACACCACTCGGCACCACACCGCTACCTGCTCGGATCGGGCAAGCTTGCCGTGATCAACCGTCGGGCCCGAGTCGCCATGAAGGGGATGCTCCACAAGGCGAGCGCAACCTGA
- the ppdK gene encoding pyruvate, phosphate dikinase, with the protein MTSYVYDFSQGGMDQKDLLGGKGANLAEMTGLGMPVPPGFTISTDACRAYLAEGQQPDGLAEEVTTHLTALEQARGKRLGDPDDPLLVSVRSGAKFSMPGMMETVLNVGLNDVSVQGLARVAGGDERFAYDSYRRLLQMFGSTVLGIEASIFADALDALKAERGSEDDLDLTADDLRGLVRTYQDLIREHSGRDFPQDPREQLDLAVLAVFDSWNTERAALYRRQEQIPDDLGTAVNICSMVFGNGGEGSGTGVAFTRDPATGRQGVYGDYLVNAQGEDVVAGIRNTVPLADLEQIDKAAYDELLAIMARLESHYRDLCDIEFTVEQGKLWMLQTRVGKRTAEAAFRIAHSLADEGIIDFDEAVDRVTGAQLAQLMFPRFDTDSERHLIGTGMNASPGAAVGKVVFDSPTAVERAARGDDVILVRRTTTPDDLSGMVAAKGILTSRGGKTSHAAVVARGMGRTCVCGADGLDVDIAAGRFTAADGTVIAEGDTISIDGTTGEIFAGAVEVVDSLVVRHFEGDEAAGDDELVRAVTRLMDHADSVRRLGVRANADTPEDATRARRFGAQGIGLCRTEHMFLGDRRELVEHLILAEDAEQQRVALDALLPLQREDFTGILEAMDGLPVTIRLLDPPLHEFLPDYTELAVRLAIEQEHGEDQPRTHRLLAAVKRLHEENPMLGLRGVRLGIVIPGLFTMQARAILEATAARTAAGGDPRPEIMIPLVAAPQELELMKAEIIAVAAEVEQETGTKLSFLVGTMIELPRAVMVADQIAASAEFFSFGTNDLTQMTWGFSRDDVEASFFSTYLDKGIFAVSPFESLDTEGVGQLVAQAVRTGREARPDLHLGVCGEHGGDPASIHFFDEVGLDYVSCSPYRVPVARLEAGRSAGAGSASA; encoded by the coding sequence ATGACCTCGTATGTGTACGACTTCAGCCAGGGTGGGATGGACCAGAAGGACCTGTTGGGGGGCAAGGGCGCCAACCTCGCCGAGATGACCGGGCTCGGCATGCCGGTGCCGCCGGGCTTCACGATCAGCACCGATGCGTGCCGGGCCTACCTCGCCGAGGGCCAGCAGCCCGACGGCCTAGCCGAGGAGGTCACGACGCACCTGACGGCGCTGGAGCAGGCGCGTGGCAAGCGGCTGGGCGATCCGGACGACCCGCTGCTGGTGTCGGTGCGCTCGGGCGCGAAGTTCTCGATGCCCGGGATGATGGAGACCGTCCTCAACGTGGGCCTCAACGACGTCTCGGTGCAGGGCCTGGCCCGAGTCGCCGGTGGTGACGAGCGGTTCGCGTACGACTCCTACCGCCGGCTCCTGCAGATGTTCGGCAGCACCGTGCTCGGCATCGAGGCCAGCATCTTCGCCGACGCATTGGACGCGCTCAAGGCCGAGCGGGGCAGCGAGGACGATCTCGACCTGACCGCCGACGACCTACGCGGTCTCGTCCGGACGTACCAGGACCTGATTCGCGAGCACAGCGGACGCGACTTCCCGCAGGACCCCCGCGAGCAGCTCGACCTCGCGGTGCTCGCGGTGTTCGACTCGTGGAACACCGAGCGGGCCGCCCTCTATCGCCGACAGGAGCAGATCCCCGACGACCTGGGCACCGCGGTCAACATCTGCTCGATGGTGTTCGGCAACGGGGGAGAGGGCTCCGGCACGGGGGTCGCGTTCACCCGTGACCCGGCGACCGGTCGACAGGGGGTCTACGGCGACTACCTGGTCAACGCGCAGGGCGAGGACGTCGTCGCCGGCATCCGCAACACCGTGCCGCTGGCCGACCTGGAGCAGATCGACAAGGCGGCGTACGACGAGCTGTTGGCGATCATGGCGCGACTGGAGTCGCACTACCGCGACCTGTGCGACATCGAGTTCACGGTCGAGCAGGGCAAGCTGTGGATGCTGCAGACGCGGGTCGGCAAGCGGACGGCCGAGGCGGCGTTCCGCATCGCCCACTCGCTGGCCGACGAGGGCATCATCGACTTCGACGAGGCGGTCGACCGGGTCACCGGGGCCCAGCTCGCGCAGCTGATGTTCCCCCGGTTCGACACTGACTCCGAGCGGCACCTGATCGGCACCGGCATGAACGCCTCGCCCGGTGCGGCCGTCGGCAAGGTCGTGTTCGACTCACCGACCGCCGTCGAGCGGGCCGCCCGCGGTGACGACGTCATCCTCGTACGACGGACGACGACCCCCGACGACCTGTCCGGCATGGTCGCCGCCAAAGGCATCCTGACCAGCCGTGGCGGCAAGACGTCGCACGCCGCCGTCGTGGCCCGCGGCATGGGTCGCACGTGCGTGTGCGGGGCCGACGGTCTCGACGTCGACATCGCGGCGGGTCGCTTCACCGCGGCCGACGGCACCGTCATCGCCGAGGGCGACACGATCTCGATCGACGGCACGACGGGTGAGATCTTCGCCGGCGCCGTCGAGGTCGTCGACTCGCTGGTCGTCCGCCACTTCGAGGGCGACGAGGCCGCCGGCGACGACGAGCTCGTCCGCGCGGTGACCCGGCTGATGGATCACGCCGACTCGGTGCGCAGGCTCGGTGTGCGGGCCAACGCCGACACGCCCGAGGACGCGACCCGGGCCCGACGCTTCGGCGCGCAGGGCATCGGGCTGTGCCGCACCGAGCACATGTTCCTGGGTGACCGCCGCGAGCTCGTCGAGCACCTGATCCTGGCCGAGGACGCCGAGCAGCAGCGGGTGGCGCTCGATGCGCTGCTGCCGCTGCAGCGTGAGGACTTCACCGGGATCCTGGAGGCGATGGACGGGCTGCCGGTTACGATCCGGTTGCTGGACCCGCCACTGCACGAATTCCTGCCCGACTACACCGAGCTCGCGGTGCGGCTCGCAATCGAGCAGGAGCACGGTGAGGACCAGCCGCGCACCCACCGGCTGCTCGCCGCGGTCAAGCGACTGCACGAGGAGAACCCCATGCTGGGGCTGCGTGGGGTGCGGCTGGGCATCGTGATCCCCGGCCTGTTCACGATGCAGGCTCGGGCGATTCTCGAGGCCACCGCCGCGCGTACGGCTGCCGGGGGAGACCCCCGACCGGAGATCATGATCCCGCTGGTCGCCGCCCCGCAGGAGCTGGAGCTCATGAAGGCCGAGATCATCGCGGTCGCAGCCGAGGTCGAGCAGGAGACCGGCACGAAGCTGTCGTTCCTGGTCGGCACCATGATCGAGCTGCCCCGAGCGGTCATGGTGGCCGACCAGATCGCCGCGTCGGCGGAGTTCTTCTCCTTCGGCACCAACGACCTGACCCAGATGACGTGGGGGTTCTCCCGCGACGACGTCGAGGCGTCGTTCTTCTCGACGTACCTGGACAAGGGCATCTTCGCGGTCTCACCATTCGAGTCGCTGGACACCGAGGGCGTCGGGCAGCTCGTCGCCCAGGCGGTGCGCACGGGGCGTGAGGCGCGCCCCGACCTGCACCTCGGCGTCTGCGGCGAGCACGGGGGAGACCCCGCCTCGATCCACTTCTTCGACGAGGTCGGGCTCGACTACGTGTCGTGCTCGCCCTATCGCGTGCCGGTCGCCCGGTTGGAGGCCGGACGTTCCGCGGGTGCCGGGTCTGCGTCGGCCTGA
- the recD gene encoding exodeoxyribonuclease V subunit alpha: MTELMTFDDPYDRRLALGVDGLLGEFNRAGVLTAADVRIALRVAALAGEESSTVALALALAVRSVRHGSTCVELSELTESLGGKTPELPWPAPQAWHAEVAASPLVEADVPVLRVEGRLIYLDRYAELERDLCRDLVERGTRPPPEPDEALLAADLARLFPGEGYAEQRAAAESAARGWTSILTGGPGTGKTTALARLLAVLASQATSAGRPPLRVALAAPTGKAAARMKEAVAAVADAEAFTAEERAWLKGLAASTLHRLLGVRPDNGTRFRQDRDHRLSHDVVVVDESSMVSLTLMARLVEAVRPDSRLILVGDPDQLASIEAGTVLRDLVGGWGSGPASPVSHLVSGHRFGSEISALADAVRDGDAEGAIAVLRAGHDTVRLVAADRLPSTMRDLLLPDARAMLDAARDGRVDDALAVLDSHRLLCAHREGPFGATTWNDQVVHWLDEDAGHTLGRPWFAGRPVLVTENDRGLRLYNGDTGITVPAGDGLAVVIAEEARRRFAPSRLGMVHTAYAMTVHRSQGSQFDRVSVLLPGDDSRLLTRELLYTALTRAQTSVTLIGTEDAVRAAIDTRVQRASGLAERLTVAVDKARGG; encoded by the coding sequence ATGACCGAGCTGATGACGTTCGACGATCCGTACGACCGGCGCCTCGCGCTGGGTGTCGACGGGCTGCTCGGCGAGTTCAACCGCGCCGGTGTGCTGACCGCCGCCGACGTACGGATCGCGCTCCGGGTTGCGGCGCTCGCGGGGGAGGAGTCGTCGACCGTCGCGCTGGCCCTCGCCCTGGCGGTGCGCTCGGTGCGGCACGGATCGACCTGCGTCGAGCTGTCCGAGCTGACCGAGAGCCTCGGCGGCAAGACTCCCGAGCTGCCGTGGCCCGCACCGCAGGCATGGCACGCCGAGGTCGCCGCCAGCCCCCTCGTCGAGGCCGACGTGCCGGTGCTGCGGGTCGAGGGCCGGCTGATCTATCTGGACCGTTATGCCGAGCTCGAGCGCGACCTGTGCCGCGACCTTGTCGAGCGCGGCACCCGCCCGCCGCCGGAGCCTGACGAGGCACTACTCGCGGCGGACCTGGCCCGGTTGTTTCCCGGCGAGGGCTACGCCGAGCAGCGTGCGGCCGCCGAGAGCGCCGCACGCGGCTGGACGTCGATCCTCACCGGCGGCCCCGGCACCGGCAAGACCACGGCCCTGGCCCGGCTGCTCGCGGTGCTGGCGTCGCAGGCCACGTCAGCAGGACGGCCGCCGCTGCGGGTCGCGCTCGCTGCCCCGACCGGCAAGGCCGCGGCCCGCATGAAGGAGGCTGTGGCCGCGGTCGCCGACGCCGAGGCGTTCACGGCCGAAGAGCGCGCGTGGCTCAAGGGGCTCGCCGCTTCGACGCTGCACCGGCTGCTCGGCGTACGTCCCGACAACGGCACGAGGTTCCGTCAGGACCGCGACCACCGCCTGTCACACGACGTCGTGGTCGTCGACGAGAGCTCGATGGTCTCGCTGACCCTGATGGCGCGCCTGGTCGAGGCCGTACGGCCCGACAGCCGGTTGATCCTGGTCGGTGACCCCGACCAGCTCGCCTCGATCGAGGCGGGCACGGTCCTGCGCGACCTCGTCGGTGGCTGGGGCAGCGGGCCCGCGTCGCCGGTGTCGCACCTCGTGTCGGGGCACCGCTTCGGCAGTGAGATCAGCGCGCTCGCCGACGCCGTCCGCGACGGCGACGCCGAGGGAGCGATCGCAGTGCTCCGGGCCGGCCACGACACCGTGCGGCTCGTCGCCGCCGACCGGCTGCCATCGACGATGCGCGACCTGCTGCTTCCCGACGCCCGCGCGATGCTCGACGCCGCGCGCGACGGCCGGGTCGACGACGCCCTCGCGGTGCTCGACTCCCACCGACTGCTGTGCGCCCACCGCGAGGGTCCGTTCGGCGCAACAACGTGGAACGACCAGGTCGTGCACTGGCTCGACGAGGACGCGGGCCACACCCTTGGACGGCCGTGGTTCGCCGGCCGACCGGTGCTGGTGACCGAGAACGACCGGGGGCTGCGCCTCTACAACGGTGACACCGGCATCACGGTGCCGGCCGGCGACGGACTCGCGGTCGTCATCGCGGAGGAGGCCCGGCGACGATTCGCACCGTCGCGGCTCGGCATGGTTCACACGGCGTACGCCATGACGGTGCACCGCAGCCAGGGAAGCCAGTTCGACCGGGTCTCGGTGCTGCTGCCCGGCGACGACTCGCGGCTGCTGACCCGCGAGCTGCTCTACACCGCGCTGACCCGCGCACAGACCTCGGTGACCCTGATCGGCACCGAGGACGCCGTGCGCGCTGCGATCGACACCCGGGTGCAGCGCGCCAGCGGCCTCGCGGAGCGGCTCACGGTCGCGGTCGACAAGGCTCGCGGCGGGTGA